A genomic region of Brevibacillus sp. JNUCC-41 contains the following coding sequences:
- a CDS encoding SDR family oxidoreductase, with amino-acid sequence MTNQNQNKQGFPPQHQQHQPGLETKMEPNPDSVKAAYKGSGKLKGKTAIITGGDSGIGKSVAIYYAKEGANVTVAYLDEHEDAKATKELIEKEGQKCLLISGDIGDEAFCQDVVKKTVDEFGGLDILVNNAGEQHVQTSILDISAEQLEKTFRTNIFSMFHLTKAALKHLKKGSSIINTTSITAYQGNPKLIDYSSTKGAILAFTRALSNSISKDGIRVNGVAPGPIWTPLIPASFGEEDVAKFGQDTPMGRAGQPEELAPAYVYLASDDSSYVSGQVIHVNGGSVVNG; translated from the coding sequence TTGACTAACCAAAATCAGAACAAACAAGGATTTCCACCTCAACATCAACAGCATCAACCTGGATTGGAAACAAAAATGGAACCTAACCCTGATTCTGTTAAAGCTGCCTACAAAGGAAGCGGCAAACTAAAAGGTAAAACGGCAATCATAACAGGAGGAGACAGCGGAATTGGTAAATCGGTTGCCATTTATTACGCCAAGGAAGGAGCGAATGTGACAGTTGCATACTTGGATGAACACGAGGATGCCAAAGCGACAAAAGAATTGATTGAAAAAGAAGGTCAGAAATGTTTACTCATTTCCGGAGATATCGGTGATGAAGCCTTCTGCCAGGATGTCGTCAAAAAAACGGTTGATGAATTTGGCGGTTTGGACATTTTAGTCAATAACGCCGGTGAACAGCATGTGCAAACAAGTATCCTTGACATTTCAGCTGAACAATTGGAAAAAACGTTTCGCACGAATATTTTCTCGATGTTCCACTTAACTAAAGCTGCATTGAAGCATCTTAAAAAAGGAAGCAGCATCATTAATACAACCTCTATCACAGCCTATCAAGGCAACCCAAAACTAATCGATTACTCTTCAACAAAAGGTGCAATATTGGCATTTACAAGGGCCCTGTCGAACTCCATTTCAAAAGATGGCATCAGAGTGAACGGTGTTGCGCCTGGACCGATCTGGACACCGCTGATTCCTGCCTCATTCGGGGAAGAGGATGTTGCCAAATTCGGCCAGGATACTCCAATGGGCCGTGCAGGGCAGCCAGAGGAATTAGCACCAGCTTATGTATATTTGGCAAGTGATGATTCATCCTATGTCAGCGGACAAGTCATCCACGTAAACGGCGGGAGCGTGGTAAACGGATAA
- a CDS encoding YajQ family cyclic di-GMP-binding protein yields MAKENSFDIVSKVDFSEVTNAVTMAMKEIQTRYDFKGSISSITIEKEDLVLVSDDEYKLEQLKDVLISKLIKRDVPVKNLDYGKLEGASGGTVRQRAKLIQGIDKEQAKKINTIIKNSGLKVKSQIQDDQIRVTGKNRDDLQGIISAIRGADLSIDVQFLNYR; encoded by the coding sequence ATGGCAAAGGAAAATTCATTTGATATTGTTTCGAAAGTAGACTTTTCAGAAGTAACGAATGCAGTTACCATGGCTATGAAGGAAATACAAACACGCTATGATTTTAAAGGGAGTATAAGCAGCATCACCATTGAAAAAGAAGATCTTGTTTTAGTGTCCGACGATGAATATAAGCTTGAACAGCTGAAGGATGTTCTCATTAGTAAACTCATTAAACGTGACGTACCAGTCAAGAACCTGGACTATGGCAAATTAGAAGGAGCTTCTGGCGGAACCGTTCGCCAACGTGCTAAGTTGATTCAAGGCATCGATAAGGAACAAGCAAAAAAAATCAATACCATCATTAAAAACAGCGGTCTGAAAGTGAAAAGCCAAATCCAAGATGATCAAATCCGTGTTACAGGTAAGAACCGGGACGATTTGCAAGGAATCATTTCCGCAATCCGGGGCGCTGATCTGTCCATTGATGTACAATTCTTAAATTACCGCTAA
- a CDS encoding DUF3941 domain-containing protein, which produces MSKTTDDNKRPKDNQARNAEKNVAYQENLVAGKHSYSKKTDHK; this is translated from the coding sequence ATGTCAAAAACAACCGATGACAACAAAAGGCCAAAAGATAACCAGGCGAGAAATGCTGAAAAAAATGTCGCCTATCAGGAAAATCTTGTTGCGGGTAAGCACTCCTATTCGAAGAAAACAGACCATAAATGA
- a CDS encoding DegV family protein, whose product MAITILADSACDLPLSFYKENNVSLIPLQVHLDGKNYEDLLTINSHEVYQAMIEGKSPKTSQASPECLIELFTQFAKEKKQGIYIAFSSELSGTYQTAVMILNQVKEEYPDLDIEIVNTKCASMGVGLIVKKAADLAANGATKEEILADIEFQTRHMEHLFTVDNLEYLARGGRISKTSALVGGLLNIKPLLHVEDGKLVPLEKLRGKKKLIKRVIELMHERGKNLKNQTIAISHGDDEATAMEWKEAIQNEFGTTNFMIHTIGSVIGAHAGPGTIALFFLNDTPEKS is encoded by the coding sequence ATGGCTATCACAATTCTTGCAGATAGTGCATGTGATTTGCCGTTGTCTTTCTATAAGGAAAACAATGTTTCATTAATTCCTTTACAAGTCCATCTTGACGGGAAAAATTATGAAGATTTACTTACCATTAATTCTCACGAAGTCTATCAGGCGATGATTGAGGGAAAATCCCCGAAAACATCGCAAGCTTCCCCGGAATGCTTAATAGAACTTTTCACACAGTTTGCCAAAGAGAAAAAACAAGGGATATATATAGCCTTTTCCTCTGAGTTATCAGGAACATATCAAACGGCAGTGATGATTCTTAATCAGGTGAAGGAAGAGTACCCTGACCTTGACATTGAAATCGTCAATACAAAATGCGCTTCGATGGGCGTCGGATTAATTGTGAAGAAAGCAGCCGATCTAGCAGCAAACGGTGCCACTAAAGAAGAAATTTTAGCTGACATAGAATTCCAAACCCGGCATATGGAGCATCTATTCACTGTAGATAACCTTGAATATTTGGCCCGTGGCGGCCGCATCTCCAAAACATCTGCCCTTGTTGGCGGTTTATTAAACATTAAACCGTTATTGCATGTAGAAGATGGGAAGCTTGTTCCGCTGGAAAAGTTACGCGGCAAAAAGAAATTGATTAAACGTGTAATCGAATTAATGCACGAAAGAGGAAAAAATTTAAAAAACCAAACGATTGCCATCAGTCATGGTGATGATGAAGCGACTGCCATGGAATGGAAGGAAGCCATTCAAAATGAATTCGGGACAACCAATTTCATGATCCATACAATCGGCTCCGTCATCGGTGCACATGCCGGTCCTGGTACAATTGCCCTCTTCTTCTTAAACGATACCCCTGAGAAATCATAA
- a CDS encoding YitT family protein, with the protein MYSGEMKKIIIVVVGALLNAIAMNFFLIPANVYASGFTGVAQLLSRMIGSFAPFNLSTGILLFLLNIPVTIIAWRKVGKSFTFYSFLSVVLMSFFMEIIPITRWSPDILLNAVFGGVIAAVGVGITLKYGASTGGMDIIAMLLSRKKDKPVGTYLFLLNGVIIVTAGAVYGPEKALYTLVTLYTSTRVVDAIHTRHEKLTAMIITKKSEELKQAIHAKLVRGITRVPAKGAFTNETKEMLLIVITRYELYDLEKIIKEVDPHAFTNIIETSGIVGTFRRE; encoded by the coding sequence ATGTACAGTGGTGAAATGAAGAAAATTATCATAGTTGTGGTCGGAGCATTACTTAATGCCATCGCAATGAACTTTTTTCTAATACCGGCAAACGTATATGCAAGCGGCTTTACAGGAGTGGCCCAGCTTCTATCGAGGATGATTGGTTCTTTTGCTCCTTTTAATTTATCGACAGGTATTCTATTGTTTTTATTGAACATTCCAGTAACGATCATTGCTTGGCGAAAGGTTGGAAAGTCTTTCACTTTTTATAGTTTCCTCAGCGTTGTCTTGATGTCCTTCTTTATGGAAATCATTCCGATTACACGCTGGTCACCTGACATATTATTAAATGCGGTATTTGGCGGCGTCATAGCTGCAGTAGGTGTGGGGATCACCTTGAAATACGGTGCATCGACTGGCGGAATGGATATTATCGCCATGCTTCTGTCACGGAAGAAAGACAAACCCGTCGGTACTTATTTATTTCTGCTGAATGGCGTGATCATTGTAACGGCAGGTGCTGTATATGGACCGGAAAAAGCTTTGTACACACTTGTTACCCTTTACACATCGACCCGGGTCGTTGACGCGATTCATACACGGCATGAAAAGCTTACTGCCATGATCATTACAAAGAAAAGTGAAGAACTTAAACAGGCAATCCATGCTAAATTAGTTCGCGGAATCACAAGAGTTCCTGCAAAAGGGGCGTTCACCAACGAAACTAAGGAAATGTTATTGATTGTCATTACAAGGTATGAATTGTATGACCTTGAAAAGATCATCAAGGAAGTGGATCCACACGCTTTCACAAACATCATAGAAACTTCAGGCATTGTTGGAACTTTCCGCAGGGAATGA
- a CDS encoding DUF3813 domain-containing protein has product MGNNLFQKAREFVEEALHSEHDGDQHKTEEIAKNALHSEHDGDQRKTEEIAKNALSSAFANTSEAEKAQLRELQEELENHSK; this is encoded by the coding sequence ATGGGAAACAATTTATTCCAAAAGGCAAGGGAATTTGTTGAAGAAGCTCTCCACTCTGAGCATGACGGTGACCAGCATAAGACAGAGGAAATCGCTAAAAATGCTCTCCACTCTGAGCATGACGGTGACCAGCGCAAGACAGAGGAAATCGCTAAAAACGCTCTTTCATCAGCCTTTGCCAATACGAGCGAGGCCGAAAAAGCACAACTGCGAGAACTCCAGGAAGAGCTGGAAAACCACTCTAAATAA
- a CDS encoding Cof-type HAD-IIB family hydrolase has protein sequence MAEKHLIVLDLDGTLLTDNKTISSRTKKTLLKLKEDGHEVMIATGRPFRSSELYYRELGLTTPIVNFNGAFVHHPLHTSWGVYHSPLDISVAKEIVEACDQFKYHNIIAEVRDDVYVHYHDEKLMNMFNVGNPTMKTGDLRNYLQDSPTSMLIHTDSEFVGQIRQHLSDVHAELVDHRRWAEPFHIIEIIKSGLSKAVGLKRVSNYLEIPQNRIIAFGDEDNDLEMLDFAGTGVAMGNAISPVKTVANTTTLTNEEDGIAVFLEEKFNIKA, from the coding sequence ATGGCTGAGAAACATTTAATCGTATTGGATCTTGATGGTACTTTACTTACAGATAACAAAACCATTTCTTCAAGGACTAAAAAAACACTCTTAAAACTAAAAGAAGATGGACACGAAGTTATGATCGCTACCGGGCGTCCTTTTCGCTCAAGTGAACTTTATTACCGGGAATTGGGGTTGACTACACCCATCGTTAATTTCAATGGCGCTTTCGTCCATCACCCATTGCATACAAGCTGGGGGGTATATCACTCTCCATTGGATATAAGTGTTGCCAAAGAAATTGTTGAAGCGTGTGATCAGTTTAAATACCACAACATCATAGCAGAAGTCCGAGATGATGTTTATGTTCATTATCATGATGAAAAGTTGATGAACATGTTCAATGTAGGAAATCCGACCATGAAGACAGGTGACTTGCGCAATTACCTTCAGGATTCCCCAACTTCGATGCTAATTCACACAGATAGTGAATTCGTTGGGCAGATTCGCCAGCATTTATCCGATGTCCATGCAGAATTGGTCGATCACCGCCGCTGGGCAGAGCCTTTTCATATCATCGAAATAATAAAAAGCGGGTTAAGTAAAGCGGTAGGTTTAAAACGTGTATCCAACTATCTGGAAATTCCTCAAAACAGGATAATCGCTTTCGGTGATGAAGATAATGATTTGGAAATGCTTGATTTTGCGGGAACCGGGGTGGCCATGGGAAATGCGATTTCACCTGTAAAAACGGTAGCAAATACGACTACATTGACGAATGAAGAGGATGGTATAGCGGTCTTCCTCGAAGAAAAATTCAATATAAAAGCCTAA
- a CDS encoding alpha/beta fold hydrolase: protein MIIIEKELIGHIPVLHIGEGTTFNQELPVIIFIHGFQSAKEHNLHYAYLLAEKGFRVLLPDVIHHGERGAGLSDSQMMPRFWEMVLQTIQDLSLLKDDLLSRKLIDPDRIGVAGTSMGGIVTNGALAAYEWISAGVSLMGNPSYVAYAELQITEIKKRKVNFPATDEEVSMVIEQLKPFDLSLNQDKLSNRPLLFWHGAKDPIVPYQHAYRFYEAVKAGYNEADEKIDFILDSKAGHKVSREGVLMTADWFAKHLLSTVQNA, encoded by the coding sequence TTGATAATTATTGAAAAAGAACTAATTGGACATATTCCTGTATTGCACATAGGTGAAGGAACCACTTTCAATCAGGAATTGCCGGTTATTATTTTTATACATGGTTTCCAAAGTGCAAAAGAACACAATCTTCACTATGCTTATTTATTGGCCGAAAAGGGTTTTCGTGTGCTTCTTCCCGATGTGATCCATCATGGGGAAAGGGGAGCTGGTTTGAGTGATTCTCAAATGATGCCCCGTTTTTGGGAAATGGTATTACAGACAATCCAGGATTTATCTTTGTTGAAGGATGATTTATTATCCCGAAAATTAATTGATCCTGACAGAATCGGCGTAGCTGGTACCTCTATGGGGGGAATAGTGACTAATGGGGCCCTGGCTGCCTATGAGTGGATATCCGCCGGAGTCAGTTTAATGGGAAACCCATCATATGTCGCGTATGCAGAGCTCCAAATTACGGAGATTAAGAAAAGGAAAGTTAATTTCCCAGCTACTGATGAGGAAGTTTCCATGGTGATTGAACAGCTCAAGCCATTTGATTTGAGTCTGAATCAGGATAAGCTTTCAAACCGTCCGCTTCTTTTTTGGCATGGTGCCAAAGATCCGATTGTGCCTTATCAACATGCATATCGTTTTTATGAAGCTGTCAAAGCAGGGTATAATGAGGCAGATGAAAAAATTGATTTCATCCTTGATTCTAAGGCTGGGCATAAAGTGAGTAGGGAAGGCGTACTTATGACTGCAGACTGGTTTGCGAAACATTTACTGTCAACTGTGCAAAATGCTTAA
- a CDS encoding metal-sulfur cluster assembly factor, producing the protein MKGVIEVDQDTKDIIFGALEQVIDPELGIDIVNLGLVYDVDMDEEGLTTVTMTLTAMGCPLAGTIVDQVKLVLEDIPEVKETDVKIVWSPPWTKDKMSRYAKIALGIK; encoded by the coding sequence ATGAAAGGAGTGATTGAAGTGGATCAAGATACAAAAGACATTATATTTGGAGCTTTGGAGCAGGTCATTGACCCTGAGCTTGGCATAGATATCGTTAATTTAGGCTTGGTATATGATGTGGATATGGATGAGGAAGGTCTGACTACCGTGACGATGACATTGACTGCCATGGGCTGTCCGCTAGCTGGCACGATCGTCGATCAAGTCAAATTGGTTCTGGAAGATATCCCAGAGGTAAAGGAAACGGATGTGAAGATTGTCTGGAGTCCGCCATGGACTAAAGACAAAATGTCCAGGTATGCTAAAATTGCATTAGGCATCAAATAA
- the moaA gene encoding GTP 3',8-cyclase MoaA produces MNSQIKDSLDRPLRDLRISVIDRCNFRCQYCMPAEIFHENFQFLPKSELLSYEEIVRLSKIFASLGVKKLRLTGGEPLLRRDLTTLITNLVKIEGIEDIGLTTNGVFLKKYAVNLREAGLQRVNISLDSLDDELFKKMNGRNIGIKPVIEGIAAAKEAGLGVKVNMVVKKETNESQILPMARFCKEEGIQLRYIEFMDVGHTNGWQLKNVITKKELLEMLQTEFDLEPVEEDYFGEVAKRYRYKGTTAEVGFITSVSESFCSSCTRARLSANGSLYTCLFNGKGHDLKSLLRSGMTDEELTGFIISLWNLRDDRYSDERAAGTAKKQEKIEMSFIGG; encoded by the coding sequence TTGAACAGTCAAATTAAAGATTCATTGGACAGGCCACTAAGGGATTTAAGGATTTCAGTCATAGATCGCTGTAACTTTCGCTGCCAGTATTGCATGCCTGCTGAAATTTTTCATGAGAACTTTCAGTTCCTGCCTAAAAGTGAGCTATTATCTTATGAGGAAATTGTAAGGCTTTCTAAAATATTCGCAAGCTTAGGGGTAAAAAAACTAAGGTTGACAGGCGGGGAACCATTACTCCGGAGAGATCTCACCACTCTGATTACAAATCTCGTCAAAATCGAAGGTATTGAAGATATTGGACTGACTACGAATGGTGTCTTCTTGAAAAAATATGCCGTGAATTTGAGGGAAGCTGGTTTGCAAAGGGTGAATATCAGCTTAGACAGCCTCGATGATGAACTTTTCAAGAAGATGAACGGCAGGAATATCGGCATAAAGCCTGTTATTGAAGGCATCGCAGCTGCCAAAGAAGCTGGGCTTGGCGTTAAAGTGAATATGGTAGTGAAAAAAGAAACCAATGAATCTCAAATCCTGCCGATGGCCCGATTTTGTAAAGAAGAGGGCATTCAATTACGCTATATAGAATTCATGGATGTCGGACATACAAATGGCTGGCAGTTGAAGAATGTCATTACGAAAAAAGAACTTCTTGAAATGCTCCAAACCGAATTTGATTTAGAACCGGTTGAAGAAGATTATTTTGGAGAGGTGGCAAAACGCTACCGTTATAAAGGCACTACTGCAGAAGTGGGCTTCATAACCTCGGTATCCGAGTCTTTTTGTTCAAGTTGTACACGTGCACGTCTCTCTGCTAATGGAAGTTTATATACATGCCTGTTTAATGGAAAGGGACATGACTTGAAGTCATTGCTCCGTTCCGGCATGACAGATGAAGAATTAACCGGGTTCATCATTTCGCTTTGGAATCTTAGAGACGACCGCTATTCGGATGAGCGGGCAGCGGGAACGGCCAAGAAACAGGAAAAAATCGAAATGTCATTCATTGGCGGGTAA
- a CDS encoding Crp/Fnr family transcriptional regulator → MNELSLSNRMHSILDNKQQVKHMEKGSYLFHESTPASDLYYILKGTVEVSKVVPDGRELTIRISSENDLVGETVLFSPNPKYMMNAKMMEDGSVAVISKEALEKKIASDSHLAVEMMTWLSAQNRKNQAKFRDMLLHGKKGAFYSTLIRLSNSYGTEAEDGKVINLPFTNQELANFCGTSREVVNRMLSQLRKNNVISIKKGRITILDFDFLKQEIDCENCPIEICTID, encoded by the coding sequence ATGAATGAATTATCGTTATCTAATCGGATGCATTCCATTTTAGATAATAAACAGCAAGTTAAACATATGGAAAAAGGGAGCTACCTTTTTCACGAGAGCACCCCAGCAAGTGATTTGTATTACATTTTAAAAGGTACAGTAGAAGTGAGTAAGGTTGTTCCTGACGGTCGGGAATTAACTATACGCATTAGTTCGGAGAATGATTTGGTTGGGGAAACAGTCTTATTTTCTCCAAACCCTAAATATATGATGAACGCAAAGATGATGGAAGATGGATCTGTTGCGGTAATCTCCAAAGAAGCATTAGAAAAGAAAATCGCCTCAGATAGCCATCTTGCAGTCGAGATGATGACATGGTTATCGGCTCAGAACCGTAAAAATCAGGCTAAATTCCGCGATATGCTCCTGCACGGCAAGAAAGGTGCCTTTTACTCCACCCTTATCCGTTTATCCAATAGTTATGGCACTGAAGCAGAAGACGGAAAAGTTATCAATCTTCCTTTTACAAACCAAGAACTCGCCAATTTTTGCGGCACATCCCGCGAGGTAGTCAATCGAATGCTATCTCAATTAAGGAAAAACAATGTCATCTCCATTAAAAAGGGGCGCATTACGATTCTTGACTTTGATTTTTTGAAACAGGAAATCGACTGTGAAAACTGTCCAATAGAAATCTGTACCATCGATTAA
- the argC gene encoding N-acetyl-gamma-glutamyl-phosphate reductase — MNVSIVGATGYGGMELIRFLNNHPQFKIKSLHTSSQFGRSLSEENAHFMHMKDKLEEIDPEAIAKKSDIVFLATPSGVSSQLISEFSDLDIKVIDLSGDLRLQAPGEYEHWYKKPAAPQHIIEEAVYGLTEWNAEAIKKATIIANPGCYPTASLLGLAPLFIEGLAGAAADVIIDAKSGVSGAGKSPSAVTHYSEMNENFKIYKVNQHQHIPEIEQQLGRWSTGLQPITFNTHLVPMTRGIMATMYIKVNRETSNVELKDLYETVYENHPFVRIQPLDRFPSTKQVYGSNFCDIGVDYDERTGKVTVVSVIDNLVKGAAGQAIQNANILMGLEETAGLWNSPLYP; from the coding sequence ATGAACGTATCAATAGTAGGTGCAACGGGTTATGGAGGAATGGAACTAATAAGATTCTTGAATAATCATCCGCAATTTAAAATAAAATCATTGCATACTTCTTCCCAATTTGGCCGAAGTTTATCTGAAGAAAATGCACATTTCATGCATATGAAAGACAAATTAGAAGAAATTGACCCGGAAGCGATTGCAAAAAAATCCGATATTGTATTTCTTGCAACTCCTTCTGGTGTTTCCTCGCAACTGATTTCGGAATTTTCTGACCTTGATATTAAAGTAATCGACCTATCAGGAGACCTCAGGCTTCAAGCTCCAGGTGAATATGAACACTGGTATAAAAAACCAGCAGCGCCTCAGCACATTATTGAGGAAGCCGTATACGGATTGACTGAATGGAATGCCGAAGCAATAAAAAAAGCAACGATTATTGCAAATCCAGGGTGCTACCCAACCGCATCACTCTTAGGTCTTGCCCCTTTATTCATTGAAGGATTGGCCGGAGCAGCTGCCGATGTGATTATCGATGCAAAATCCGGGGTTTCCGGGGCGGGTAAATCACCTTCGGCAGTCACCCATTATAGTGAAATGAATGAGAACTTTAAGATATATAAGGTAAATCAACATCAACACATACCGGAAATCGAACAACAGCTTGGGAGATGGTCAACTGGTCTACAGCCTATTACCTTCAATACCCATCTTGTTCCAATGACAAGAGGGATTATGGCGACGATGTATATAAAGGTAAATCGGGAAACCTCAAATGTTGAATTAAAGGATTTATACGAAACTGTTTACGAGAACCACCCATTTGTCCGAATACAGCCCCTTGATCGCTTTCCATCCACAAAACAAGTATATGGATCGAACTTTTGCGACATTGGCGTTGATTATGATGAAAGAACAGGTAAGGTAACGGTGGTTTCAGTTATTGATAATTTAGTGAAGGGTGCTGCAGGGCAGGCCATTCAAAATGCAAATATATTAATGGGACTAGAAGAAACGGCAGGACTATGGAACAGTCCGCTGTATCCGTAA
- the argJ gene encoding bifunctional ornithine acetyltransferase/N-acetylglutamate synthase produces the protein MKTLQPVEEIKQIQKGNILMPQGFKAAGVHAGLRYSKKDVGIIFTDVPASAAAVYTQNVVQAAPINVTKDSIAVNGRLHGIVVNSACANACTGEQGLKDANEMRKLAAQKFGLKDHSFAVASTGVIGEFMEMEKVKKGIESLQPENTPEAAEAFGTAILTTDIVTKSCGYETIIDGKTVKMGGAAKGSGMIHPNMATMLGFITTDAVIEPDDLQQALSSITNDTFNQITVDGDCSTNDMVLVLANGEANNEPLTPDHPEWSIFLELLKQTSENLAKQIAKDGEGATKLIEVNVHGMPAKQDSQMLAKTIVGSNLVKTAAFGADANWGRIIAAMGRSGVEFNPDQTTIVFGDIVVLNDGEPVMFSEEEAKVYLENESIIINVYLKDGNESGTAWGCDLTYDYVKINGSYRS, from the coding sequence ATGAAAACATTACAGCCAGTTGAAGAAATCAAACAAATTCAAAAAGGAAACATTTTAATGCCCCAAGGGTTCAAAGCGGCAGGTGTACATGCAGGATTACGCTATTCCAAAAAGGACGTTGGCATCATTTTTACCGATGTCCCAGCATCAGCCGCGGCGGTTTATACACAAAATGTTGTTCAAGCCGCTCCAATCAATGTAACGAAAGACAGCATAGCCGTTAATGGAAGGCTTCACGGTATTGTAGTGAATAGTGCTTGTGCGAATGCTTGTACAGGTGAACAGGGGTTAAAAGATGCAAATGAAATGAGGAAGCTTGCGGCTCAAAAGTTCGGTTTGAAGGACCATTCATTTGCAGTGGCTTCAACGGGAGTCATAGGGGAATTCATGGAAATGGAAAAAGTAAAAAAAGGCATAGAGTCATTGCAGCCAGAAAATACACCTGAAGCTGCTGAAGCTTTTGGTACAGCCATTTTAACAACGGATATTGTAACGAAGAGCTGTGGCTATGAAACGATTATTGACGGAAAAACCGTGAAAATGGGCGGTGCTGCGAAGGGGTCGGGAATGATTCATCCAAACATGGCCACAATGCTTGGTTTCATTACGACGGATGCTGTAATTGAACCGGATGATCTACAGCAAGCACTTTCCTCCATTACAAATGATACATTCAATCAAATCACGGTTGATGGTGATTGTTCAACGAACGACATGGTGTTAGTGCTCGCGAATGGAGAAGCAAACAATGAACCTTTGACACCTGACCATCCTGAATGGTCCATTTTCTTGGAATTATTAAAACAAACTTCCGAAAATCTCGCCAAACAAATTGCGAAAGACGGAGAAGGTGCCACAAAACTGATAGAAGTGAATGTTCATGGCATGCCTGCGAAGCAAGATTCACAGATGTTGGCGAAGACGATCGTTGGGTCAAATCTAGTGAAAACGGCAGCTTTTGGAGCGGATGCAAACTGGGGACGAATCATCGCTGCAATGGGTAGAAGCGGAGTGGAATTCAATCCGGATCAAACAACGATCGTTTTTGGCGATATCGTCGTACTTAATGATGGTGAGCCGGTAATGTTTTCTGAGGAAGAAGCCAAAGTATACTTGGAAAATGAAAGTATCATCATTAATGTTTATTTGAAAGATGGTAATGAATCAGGAACGGCTTGGGGCTGCGATTTAACCTATGATTATGTGAAAATAAACGGGAGCTATCGTTCGTAA
- the argB gene encoding acetylglutamate kinase, giving the protein MDILVIKCGGSIINELSESFFNSVKELQNCGYHIVFVHGGGPDINSMLEKFEIEPVFEDGLRKTTTEVLEIVELMLAGKSNRSLVHKLESHGIKAIGLNGSDGGILTGDYINEQKLGAVGEIQQVNTELFGLLFEKGYCPVLTPISTTEEGTILNVNADMAAGSVAKALSADMCLFVTDVKGVLKNGQIIDRLNETETNNLINDGSIHGGMIPKVTTALSVLNKGIEEVMIVSGKDHFYQDGQFIGTKFLQEEGVFQ; this is encoded by the coding sequence ATGGACATATTAGTTATAAAGTGCGGCGGAAGCATCATTAATGAGTTATCGGAGTCTTTTTTCAATAGTGTTAAAGAGTTACAAAACTGCGGGTACCATATTGTCTTTGTGCATGGAGGCGGCCCTGATATAAATTCAATGCTTGAAAAATTTGAAATTGAACCAGTATTTGAAGATGGTTTAAGAAAAACGACCACAGAAGTGCTGGAAATTGTGGAACTTATGCTGGCAGGCAAATCGAACCGCAGCCTTGTTCATAAATTGGAATCCCATGGCATCAAGGCAATCGGTTTAAATGGCTCTGACGGTGGAATTCTTACAGGTGATTATATCAATGAACAGAAACTTGGAGCTGTTGGTGAGATACAACAAGTCAATACGGAATTATTCGGACTATTATTCGAAAAAGGTTATTGTCCGGTATTGACGCCCATTTCAACAACCGAAGAAGGCACTATATTAAATGTGAATGCCGATATGGCTGCAGGGTCTGTAGCAAAGGCATTATCGGCTGATATGTGTTTATTTGTGACCGATGTTAAAGGGGTCTTGAAAAATGGGCAGATCATTGACAGATTGAATGAAACAGAAACGAATAATTTAATAAATGATGGTAGCATCCATGGGGGAATGATCCCGAAAGTCACTACAGCGCTGTCGGTGCTGAATAAAGGGATTGAAGAAGTGATGATCGTTAGTGGGAAAGATCATTTTTATCAAGACGGACAATTCATCGGTACGAAATTTCTTCAGGAAGAAGGGGTATTTCAATGA